Proteins from a genomic interval of Leptospira kanakyensis:
- a CDS encoding pyridoxal phosphate-dependent aminotransferase has protein sequence MPTKYRKHIDAVYRLRGELNTRLDKLRLDKNERINRFPANVLEFLRSKIDSDLITAYPETEPLYLKLSKYHNAKPENFLITTGADGGIRYCFDTFVNEGDEIVFLSPTFAMVDIYATLWKTNKKIVTYADDLSIQVDDIMNAISPMTSLVIIANPNSPTGNSLPANSIKQIIRRAADLNVPILIDEAYFGFSDITAEPFLKEFDNLIIARTFSKAFGLAGLRIGYLYSNESLISKMYKFRPMYEVTSVSLLFADYLLDNPEIVTDYIKSTRNGLLYLAAVLDRLGLSYITTDTNFIHVDFANKKESAVKIFEKNSLLVRGGLPFQGYENFLRLTIGPQEQMMILENSLKEIVGP, from the coding sequence ATGCCAACAAAATATCGAAAACACATTGATGCGGTCTATCGATTAAGAGGTGAGTTGAATACTCGCCTTGACAAGCTAAGGTTGGATAAAAATGAAAGGATAAATCGTTTTCCAGCTAATGTGTTAGAATTCTTAAGAAGTAAAATCGATTCAGATTTAATTACAGCTTATCCAGAAACAGAGCCTCTCTATTTGAAACTAAGTAAATATCATAATGCTAAACCGGAAAACTTTTTAATCACAACTGGAGCAGATGGTGGAATTCGTTACTGTTTTGATACTTTTGTCAATGAGGGTGATGAAATCGTGTTTTTATCACCCACTTTTGCAATGGTGGATATATATGCAACTTTATGGAAAACGAATAAGAAGATAGTTACTTATGCTGATGATTTATCCATTCAAGTCGATGATATTATGAATGCAATTTCTCCGATGACATCATTGGTAATTATCGCAAATCCTAATAGTCCCACCGGTAATTCGCTTCCTGCCAATTCGATTAAACAAATTATCCGTAGAGCAGCGGATTTAAATGTTCCTATATTAATTGATGAAGCGTATTTTGGATTTTCAGATATAACAGCTGAACCTTTTTTAAAAGAATTTGATAATTTAATTATTGCCAGAACTTTTTCCAAAGCATTTGGACTTGCGGGATTACGGATTGGTTATTTGTATTCCAATGAGTCATTAATCTCTAAAATGTATAAATTTAGACCAATGTATGAAGTAACATCTGTATCGTTACTTTTTGCTGATTACTTATTAGACAATCCCGAAATAGTTACTGATTATATAAAGTCAACTAGGAATGGTCTTTTATATCTGGCTGCGGTTTTGGATCGATTAGGACTGTCTTATATAACAACTGATACAAATTTTATCCATGTAGATTTTGCTAATAAAAAAGAGTCTGCGGTAAAGATCTTCGAAAAGAATTCTCTTTTGGTAAGGGGTGGTTTGCCTTTTCAGGGATATGAAAATTTTCTGAGATTAACTATTGGTCCCCAGGAACAAATGATGATCCTGGAGAATAGTTTAAAAGAAATTGTAGGGCCATAA
- a CDS encoding class I SAM-dependent methyltransferase gives MSESIKYTSKNIAEFYSKNRIKWDDFYNSEKVIFENSIVDKNISVLDLGCGCGGLGIALMERFGVEDYTGIDIQTEAVELGKSLRPTANIYVDDIFNLQNENIKSRKFDLVVSLSCIDWNLNFDHTLKSAWDLVKDGGVFISTFRLTNAATVDDIKKSYQYINFEGKFEGEIAPYVVLNVNDLLGKLSYLDPKEIKASGYWGQPSKSAKTIYESLCFAAFAIRKKRLGEETFLKMSLELPLDLFRLNKV, from the coding sequence ATGAGTGAAAGCATAAAATACACTTCAAAAAATATTGCAGAGTTCTATTCTAAGAATCGTATCAAATGGGATGATTTCTATAATTCTGAAAAAGTTATTTTTGAAAATTCTATAGTTGATAAAAATATTTCCGTTTTAGACCTTGGGTGCGGTTGTGGTGGACTTGGGATAGCGCTTATGGAAAGGTTTGGTGTGGAAGACTACACGGGAATCGATATTCAAACAGAAGCGGTCGAACTGGGTAAGTCTTTACGCCCGACTGCAAACATTTATGTTGATGATATCTTTAATTTACAGAATGAAAACATCAAATCTCGTAAATTTGATTTAGTTGTTTCGTTAAGTTGTATCGATTGGAATTTAAATTTTGATCATACTTTAAAGTCTGCTTGGGATTTAGTTAAGGATGGGGGAGTTTTTATTTCTACTTTCCGCCTAACGAATGCTGCTACAGTTGATGATATAAAAAAATCTTATCAATACATAAATTTTGAAGGGAAATTTGAGGGCGAAATTGCTCCTTACGTAGTTTTAAATGTAAATGATTTGTTGGGAAAGTTGTCTTATTTGGATCCAAAAGAAATCAAAGCTAGTGGATATTGGGGACAACCATCAAAGTCTGCTAAGACTATTTATGAGTCTTTGTGTTTTGCTGCATTTGCCATTAGAAAGAAAAGATTAGGCGAAGAAACCTTTCTTAAGATGTCTTTGGAACTGCCACTTGATTTGTTTCGTTTAAATAAAGTATAG
- the rfbG gene encoding CDP-glucose 4,6-dehydratase, translating into MTKSTFKDKKVIVTGHTGFKGSWLTLWLLSLGAKVVGISNGIPTNPSNFEALDLAKNILDIRIDIRDSGALKNIILREKPDFLFHLAAQPLVRLSYNDPLLTYTSNVIGTANLLEALREYNKSCNVVMITSDKAYDNVEWIWGYRENDALGGADPYSASKGAAELVIKSYIKSFFGGRNSNIKIGIARAGNVIGGGDWALDRIVPDVVTAWSNGEVVQLRNPNATRPWQHVLEPLSGYLNLAIALDSDEKVHGEAFNFGPPAENNHSVIELVTEMSQYWEQVKFQDISTEYRGPYESGLLKLNCDKALFYFGWKATWDFATTIKMTSQGYKCFIDDKANIREFFLKQIYEYSENAMSKSIPWATSL; encoded by the coding sequence ATCACAAAATCAACATTTAAAGATAAGAAAGTAATTGTAACGGGTCACACTGGTTTTAAAGGATCTTGGTTAACCTTGTGGTTGCTTAGTCTTGGTGCTAAGGTCGTTGGAATTTCCAATGGGATACCTACGAACCCATCCAATTTCGAAGCATTAGACTTAGCAAAAAATATATTGGATATTCGGATTGACATCCGGGATTCGGGTGCCTTGAAAAATATAATTTTGCGGGAAAAGCCAGATTTTTTATTTCATCTAGCGGCACAACCTTTGGTCAGGTTATCTTATAATGATCCGCTTTTGACCTATACCTCGAACGTTATTGGTACAGCAAATTTACTCGAAGCTTTGAGAGAATACAATAAGTCTTGTAACGTAGTAATGATCACTAGTGATAAAGCATATGACAATGTTGAATGGATTTGGGGTTACCGCGAAAATGATGCATTAGGCGGAGCTGATCCTTATAGTGCGTCTAAGGGAGCCGCAGAATTAGTGATTAAGTCTTACATCAAATCCTTTTTTGGTGGTAGGAACTCGAATATTAAAATTGGGATCGCCAGGGCCGGAAATGTAATCGGCGGCGGTGATTGGGCTCTTGATAGAATTGTTCCAGATGTCGTAACTGCTTGGTCGAATGGTGAAGTAGTTCAACTTCGAAATCCTAATGCAACTAGGCCTTGGCAACATGTTTTAGAGCCACTAAGCGGTTATTTGAATTTAGCAATTGCTTTGGATTCTGACGAGAAAGTTCATGGTGAAGCTTTTAATTTTGGTCCTCCTGCAGAAAATAATCATTCAGTTATCGAACTGGTGACGGAGATGAGCCAATATTGGGAGCAAGTCAAGTTTCAGGACATCTCAACAGAGTATCGTGGGCCTTATGAATCCGGCTTATTGAAGTTAAACTGTGATAAAGCTCTCTTTTATTTTGGATGGAAGGCTACATGGGATTTTGCTACAACTATAAAAATGACATCCCAAGGTTATAAATGCTTTATTGATGACAAAGCCAATATAAGAGAATTTTTCTTAAAGCAAATTTATGAATATTCTGAAAATGCTATGAGTAAAAGTATTCCGTGGGCAACGTCTCTATGA
- a CDS encoding dTDP-4-dehydrorhamnose 3,5-epimerase family protein, with product MILKAFDEIQDITVTSLSIIKGLKGDVRHAMKRSDPNFISFGEAYFSTIKRGEIKGWKKHNRATLNLTLAFGEVIFFAYDDRRSSRTYGSLSKIVISLENYKRLTIGPGIWVAFYGSEELNAILNICDLEHDPSEAENREMGDELLPDLRRFI from the coding sequence ATGATTCTCAAAGCATTCGATGAAATTCAAGATATTACTGTAACTTCTTTAAGTATAATTAAAGGCTTAAAGGGAGATGTAAGACATGCGATGAAAAGAAGTGATCCAAATTTCATTAGTTTTGGTGAGGCATATTTCTCTACTATAAAAAGGGGTGAAATTAAAGGTTGGAAGAAGCATAACCGGGCTACTTTAAATTTAACATTGGCTTTTGGTGAAGTGATTTTTTTTGCTTATGATGATAGACGATCATCTCGAACATACGGATCTCTCTCAAAGATAGTAATTTCTTTAGAAAACTATAAAAGACTCACGATTGGACCTGGAATTTGGGTCGCTTTTTATGGTTCGGAAGAACTGAATGCAATTTTGAATATATGCGACCTAGAACACGATCCATCGGAAGCGGAAAACAGAGAAATGGGCGATGAACTATTGCCTGATTTAAGGAGATTTATTTGA
- the rfbF gene encoding glucose-1-phosphate cytidylyltransferase encodes MKTIILAGGFGTRLAEYTDVIPKPMVPIGGKPILWHIMNHYAKFNHKDFYLALGYKAEVVKDYFLNYRSLNSDFTIDLSTGNINPHQHDNVDWKVTLVNTGDLSMTGGRVKRMQPFIGNETCMLTYGDGVSNIDLNKLLSFHNSHGKMVTVSAVRPSARFGELEMDGSLVKKFQEKPQLHQGWINGGFFVFEPSFFEFIEGDSTLLEREPLERATNAGQLMAYHHEGFWHCMDTKRDHELLESLWAKGGAPWIS; translated from the coding sequence TTGAAAACTATTATTCTTGCTGGTGGATTTGGAACACGACTTGCCGAATATACCGATGTAATTCCGAAACCGATGGTTCCAATTGGTGGAAAGCCCATACTATGGCATATCATGAACCATTATGCAAAATTTAACCATAAAGATTTCTACCTAGCACTAGGATATAAAGCAGAAGTTGTAAAAGATTATTTTTTGAACTATAGATCTTTAAATTCTGATTTTACGATAGATTTATCTACTGGAAACATCAACCCTCATCAACATGATAATGTCGATTGGAAGGTAACTTTGGTAAACACGGGAGATCTTTCGATGACAGGCGGTAGAGTGAAACGTATGCAACCATTTATCGGAAATGAAACATGTATGTTAACATACGGGGATGGAGTTTCAAATATAGATTTAAACAAACTATTAAGCTTTCATAATAGCCATGGTAAAATGGTCACAGTATCTGCAGTGAGACCGTCTGCGCGTTTTGGTGAACTAGAAATGGACGGTTCACTTGTGAAAAAATTCCAAGAGAAACCGCAGTTACACCAAGGCTGGATCAACGGAGGTTTTTTTGTATTCGAACCTTCGTTTTTTGAATTTATCGAAGGAGATTCAACCTTGTTAGAACGCGAACCATTGGAAAGAGCCACAAACGCGGGTCAGTTAATGGCTTACCATCACGAGGGATTTTGGCATTGTATGGATACAAAACGTGATCATGAACTATTAGAATCTCTTTGGGCAAAAGGGGGGGCCCCCTGGATCAGTTAA
- a CDS encoding SDR family oxidoreductase: MSKILITGGFGYLGGRIAKYLSSLGHLIVLGSRVNQSSPNWLPNCEVRQMDWKNQTQLSEVCREIDIIVHAAGMNAQDCSKNPIEAIEFNSLATSRLIEATRVGKIKKFINLSTAHVYGSPLVGTITEETCTRNYHPYASSHLMAEFAVNFASSQGYFQGVNLRLSNGFGSPTHKEVATWGLLANDLCRQVFKSKSLHIHSNKSLLRDFIPIKNIETVIGKISDDSFNITFPHVNLASGKTITIFQMAELIQSRVHILYGYLPKIITPESSINEKSIEFNFDITLLKNLDLYEFPNMHEEVDRLLVFCKNDIE; the protein is encoded by the coding sequence GTGAGTAAGATACTTATTACAGGAGGGTTTGGATATCTCGGAGGTAGAATTGCCAAGTATCTTTCTTCCTTGGGTCATTTGATTGTTTTAGGATCTAGGGTGAATCAAAGCTCTCCCAATTGGTTGCCAAATTGCGAAGTTAGGCAAATGGATTGGAAGAATCAAACTCAACTTTCAGAGGTTTGTAGAGAAATTGACATTATAGTTCATGCTGCTGGTATGAACGCTCAAGATTGTTCTAAAAATCCTATAGAGGCTATCGAATTTAATAGCCTTGCAACTTCAAGGTTAATCGAAGCGACAAGGGTTGGCAAAATTAAAAAATTTATCAATCTATCTACTGCTCATGTGTACGGTTCTCCTCTTGTTGGAACAATTACAGAGGAAACTTGCACAAGAAATTACCATCCTTATGCGAGTTCGCACCTAATGGCGGAGTTTGCGGTGAATTTTGCTTCATCACAGGGTTACTTTCAAGGTGTAAATCTTCGTTTATCGAATGGTTTTGGTTCGCCAACCCATAAAGAAGTAGCAACTTGGGGTCTTCTGGCAAATGACCTGTGTAGACAAGTATTTAAGTCAAAAAGCCTTCACATTCATTCAAATAAAAGTCTACTGCGAGATTTTATACCTATTAAGAATATTGAAACAGTTATAGGCAAGATATCAGACGATAGCTTTAATATTACTTTTCCTCACGTGAATCTTGCTTCTGGAAAAACAATAACTATATTTCAAATGGCTGAATTAATTCAGTCGAGGGTTCATATCCTGTATGGTTATTTACCAAAAATTATTACACCAGAATCCTCAATAAATGAAAAATCGATCGAATTTAATTTCGATATTACGCTTCTCAAAAATCTTGATTTGTATGAATTTCCGAATATGCATGAAGAAGTCGATAGGTTGCTTGTTTTTTGTAAAAATGATATCGAATAA
- a CDS encoding glycosyltransferase: MHNISEYKKSYDKKVSVIIPTFNHGHLLERCLNSVLNQSYRNLEIVIVDNNSIDNTKEVIRYFRDKIQINYHLIQNNGIIAKSRNIGIQNSKGDFIAFLDSDDWWLPDKLEISMRYLEKGADLVYHDLWLYGINGIPFFFNKAKTRKLDVPVKRDLLLNGNAINNSSVVLRRSIVEKVGYLSEAREIIAGEDYDYWIRISEVTEKFQKIPICLGYYWIGGGNISSLVRYQRIFDFVYNQYNDFIQKCIGNRKPKWMGYAILLAKLNEREVDLSEILVCYRDIGIFNLAKLLLKWIYNNFTR, from the coding sequence TTGCATAATATAAGTGAATATAAAAAAAGCTATGATAAGAAGGTTTCAGTAATAATACCCACTTTTAATCATGGTCATCTTCTTGAGAGATGTTTGAATTCGGTGTTAAATCAAAGTTATCGGAATTTAGAGATAGTAATTGTTGATAATAATTCTATTGATAATACTAAAGAAGTAATTCGATATTTTAGAGATAAAATACAAATAAATTATCATCTAATCCAGAATAACGGAATAATTGCGAAATCACGTAATATTGGAATCCAGAATTCAAAAGGTGATTTTATTGCGTTCCTGGATTCTGATGATTGGTGGTTGCCTGACAAACTAGAAATCTCTATGCGTTATCTAGAAAAAGGTGCAGATCTAGTATACCATGATTTATGGCTTTATGGAATTAATGGTATTCCTTTCTTTTTTAATAAAGCAAAAACTCGTAAGCTAGATGTTCCTGTTAAAAGGGATCTATTGCTCAATGGAAATGCAATAAATAATTCTAGTGTAGTTTTACGTAGGTCAATTGTTGAAAAAGTTGGATATTTATCGGAAGCAAGAGAGATTATTGCGGGAGAAGACTATGACTATTGGATTCGAATATCTGAAGTTACTGAGAAGTTTCAAAAAATACCAATATGTTTAGGTTACTATTGGATAGGTGGTGGCAATATAAGTAGTTTAGTTCGATATCAAAGGATCTTTGATTTTGTCTATAATCAATACAATGATTTCATTCAGAAGTGTATAGGAAATCGAAAACCAAAATGGATGGGTTATGCAATTCTATTAGCCAAATTAAATGAAAGGGAAGTTGACCTATCAGAAATATTGGTTTGTTATAGAGACATTGGAATATTTAATTTAGCTAAATTGCTATTGAAATGGATTTATAATAATTTCACACGTTAA
- a CDS encoding glycosyltransferase family 2 protein, with protein MQSLVSVIVPVFNVEKYIVDTIRSILNQSFLDFELILVNDGSQDNSISIAEDILSSENVKFKILYQENKGLSSARNLGLKHALGEFVVFVDSDDILDPEFLNALISQAKTKEITASVVNFRFITQGEDKTSVKKINYTVFDNLFLQEQFLKRKVTLIIPCMLIRRSFLIKNSIYFDESIYFSEDQEFIWRLINHNIKISYSDAKLYFYLIRPNSIMTTINPNKVMSGYVGIKKLEFNSSFINGMFVLPRWTIGALKTVAKRSDYKTFIYLTKKLELEKHLDILFSFPDIRVRLVAFVCKISFFIFYLIFKRF; from the coding sequence ATGCAATCGTTAGTTAGTGTAATAGTTCCAGTATTCAATGTTGAGAAATATATTGTAGATACCATTAGATCAATTTTAAATCAAAGTTTTTTAGATTTTGAATTGATTTTGGTGAACGACGGTTCCCAAGATAATTCAATTTCCATTGCTGAAGATATTCTGAGTTCGGAGAATGTTAAATTCAAAATACTTTATCAAGAAAATAAGGGTTTATCAAGTGCTAGAAATCTCGGGCTTAAACATGCTCTTGGAGAATTTGTAGTTTTTGTAGATTCGGATGATATTTTAGATCCTGAATTTCTGAATGCCTTGATTTCTCAGGCGAAAACAAAAGAAATTACTGCTTCCGTCGTGAATTTTCGTTTTATAACTCAGGGAGAGGATAAAACTTCTGTAAAAAAAATCAATTATACTGTGTTCGATAACTTATTTCTACAGGAGCAATTCCTCAAGAGAAAAGTGACTTTAATTATTCCTTGTATGTTGATTAGAAGGAGTTTTTTGATTAAGAATTCAATTTATTTTGATGAAAGTATTTATTTCTCTGAAGATCAAGAGTTTATTTGGAGACTCATTAATCACAATATTAAAATTTCTTATAGTGATGCAAAATTATATTTCTATTTGATTAGGCCGAATTCAATTATGACTACAATAAATCCAAATAAAGTTATGAGTGGTTATGTTGGGATAAAGAAACTTGAATTTAATTCTTCGTTTATAAATGGGATGTTCGTCTTACCTAGATGGACTATCGGTGCATTAAAGACTGTGGCAAAAAGATCTGACTATAAGACTTTTATATATCTAACGAAGAAACTTGAACTTGAAAAGCATCTAGATATTTTATTCTCTTTTCCTGACATTCGAGTGAGGTTGGTTGCGTTTGTTTGTAAAATTAGTTTTTTTATATTTTATTTAATCTTTAAGAGATTCTAG
- a CDS encoding dTDP-4-dehydrorhamnose reductase family protein, whose product MKILILGTSGMLGSATYRLLPEYGHEVFGTLRQSKQTESITNFFPNSKNLIYNIDVLNTDHLNQVITQIRPDVIINCVGIIKQLNISIDPLYVLPINSLLPHRLAELAFRVGARLVHISTDCVFDGKVGNYKETDKANADDLYGKSKELGEIKDKPNVITLRTSLIGHELQSNHSLVDWFLTQSIAVRGFKKAIFSGLTTVEMAKVIQKYILPNPKLSGLFHLSVEPISKFDLLQLIKEEYEKNIEIIPDWETSIDRSLDSSKFREITGYEPGKWRQMIFEMKSYYDKYKGNSHV is encoded by the coding sequence ATGAAAATCCTTATACTGGGAACAAGCGGAATGCTTGGAAGTGCGACTTATAGACTGTTACCTGAATATGGCCACGAAGTTTTCGGTACACTCAGGCAAAGTAAACAGACAGAATCTATTACAAATTTTTTTCCAAATTCCAAAAATTTGATTTATAATATTGATGTTCTTAACACAGATCACTTAAACCAGGTTATTACTCAAATCAGGCCAGATGTTATCATTAATTGTGTTGGTATCATCAAACAGTTAAACATATCAATTGATCCTCTATATGTTTTGCCTATCAATTCTTTACTTCCGCATAGGCTTGCGGAACTTGCATTTCGTGTAGGAGCAAGACTTGTTCATATAAGTACGGATTGCGTGTTTGATGGAAAAGTCGGGAATTATAAGGAAACTGATAAAGCAAATGCCGATGATTTGTATGGGAAATCAAAGGAATTGGGTGAGATAAAGGATAAACCAAACGTAATTACGCTTCGAACTTCTTTGATAGGGCATGAATTGCAATCAAATCACTCTCTCGTAGATTGGTTTTTGACACAATCAATAGCAGTAAGAGGTTTTAAAAAGGCAATATTTTCTGGTTTAACAACAGTTGAGATGGCAAAAGTAATTCAAAAATATATTCTTCCAAATCCAAAGCTCAGCGGTCTTTTTCATTTATCAGTCGAGCCAATTTCTAAATTTGATTTACTTCAGTTAATTAAAGAAGAATACGAAAAAAATATCGAGATTATACCTGATTGGGAAACATCTATTGATAGATCTTTAGATTCTAGTAAATTTCGCGAAATCACGGGATATGAACCAGGAAAATGGCGACAAATGATATTTGAAATGAAATCTTATTATGACAAATACAAAGGCAATTCTCATGTTTGA
- a CDS encoding polysaccharide biosynthesis protein translates to MFDNKTLLITGGTGSFGNTVLKRFLNTNVKEIRVFSRDEKKQEDMRISLNNDKLKFYIGDVRDFDSISSALIGVDYVFHAAALKQVPSCEFYPMEALKTNVNGTENVLSAALFRNVKRVVVLSTDKAVYPINAMGISKAMAEKVMVAKSRQVPEGGTVFCATRYGNVMASRGSVIPLFIDQLKNGEPLTITDPQMTRFLMSLEDSVDLVLHAFEHAKQGDIFIQKAPASTVGDLAEAIKDLFQKKNPIRVIGTRHGEKLYESLVSREEMAKAEDMGRYYRIPADNRDLNYKKYFVEGEEKVSELDDYTSHNTKRLDVDEIKGLLLKLDYVQGELNA, encoded by the coding sequence ATGTTTGATAATAAAACTCTCTTAATCACTGGCGGCACAGGTTCATTCGGTAACACTGTTTTAAAAAGATTTCTTAATACCAATGTAAAAGAAATTCGAGTATTTAGCCGTGATGAAAAGAAACAAGAGGATATGCGTATTTCTCTTAACAACGATAAACTTAAATTCTATATTGGAGACGTAAGAGACTTCGATAGTATTTCTTCAGCATTGATTGGCGTTGATTATGTTTTTCATGCAGCTGCCTTAAAGCAGGTTCCGTCTTGCGAATTCTATCCAATGGAAGCGCTAAAAACAAATGTTAATGGAACAGAAAATGTTTTATCAGCAGCTCTTTTTAGGAATGTCAAAAGGGTAGTTGTCCTTAGCACTGATAAAGCCGTTTATCCTATTAATGCAATGGGAATTTCAAAAGCTATGGCTGAGAAAGTGATGGTTGCGAAATCGAGACAAGTTCCAGAAGGTGGTACCGTTTTTTGTGCTACACGTTATGGAAATGTAATGGCTTCTCGTGGCTCGGTTATTCCTTTGTTCATTGATCAATTGAAGAATGGAGAACCATTGACAATAACGGATCCCCAAATGACGCGTTTTCTAATGTCATTAGAGGACTCTGTAGATTTAGTTTTGCATGCTTTTGAACATGCAAAACAGGGAGATATCTTTATCCAAAAAGCTCCTGCTTCAACTGTGGGAGATTTAGCCGAAGCTATAAAGGACTTATTTCAGAAGAAAAACCCAATTCGCGTGATTGGTACTCGCCATGGTGAAAAACTTTATGAATCGTTAGTATCTAGAGAAGAAATGGCAAAGGCAGAAGATATGGGCCGTTATTACCGTATTCCAGCAGATAATAGAGATCTAAATTATAAAAAATATTTTGTAGAAGGTGAAGAAAAGGTTTCTGAATTGGATGATTACACTTCACACAATACAAAACGATTGGATGTAGATGAAATTAAGGGATTATTATTAAAATTAGATTATGTCCAAGGTGAGCTAAATGCTTAA
- the wecB gene encoding non-hydrolyzing UDP-N-acetylglucosamine 2-epimerase, which yields MLKVLTLVGTRPELIKMSRVIAAMDKHFNHIFVHSGQNYDYELNHVFFDDLEIRKPDYFLNVASDTVAKTIAAVLVNIDEVLEKENPDAILIYGDTNTCLAVISAKRRKIPVFHMEAGNRCFDERVPEELNRKVVDHLSDINIVLTEHARRYLLNEGIKPETIFKSGSHMKEVLDYYAPKIKKSKILSELALSEKEYFLVSIHREENVDNESNLLEMINSLKGLALEYKIPVIVSTHPRTKKRLESLGIQSVENIQFLKPFGFLDYIFLQQNAKCVISDSGTITEEAAILKFPAITIRNTHERPEGMDTGVLILSGLKELEVLESVNISISVSNQKEVKNENVFDYFVDDVSSKIVNLVQSYTGYVNRVVWKKNT from the coding sequence ATGCTTAAGGTTTTAACCTTAGTTGGCACACGTCCAGAATTAATTAAAATGTCTCGTGTGATTGCTGCTATGGATAAGCACTTTAATCATATTTTCGTTCATTCTGGGCAAAACTATGATTACGAACTAAATCATGTTTTTTTTGATGATCTAGAAATCAGAAAACCAGATTATTTTTTAAATGTAGCATCTGATACGGTAGCCAAAACTATCGCCGCAGTATTAGTAAACATTGATGAAGTATTGGAGAAGGAAAATCCAGATGCAATTTTAATTTATGGAGATACAAATACTTGTTTGGCTGTAATCTCCGCAAAACGCCGAAAAATCCCAGTTTTTCATATGGAAGCTGGTAATCGTTGTTTTGATGAAAGAGTCCCTGAAGAATTAAACAGGAAGGTAGTTGATCATTTAAGTGATATCAATATTGTTTTAACAGAACATGCGAGAAGATATCTTTTGAATGAAGGAATTAAACCTGAAACCATATTTAAATCAGGATCTCATATGAAAGAGGTTCTTGATTATTATGCACCCAAAATAAAAAAATCAAAAATATTATCCGAATTAGCTTTGAGTGAAAAAGAATATTTTTTGGTAAGTATCCATAGGGAAGAGAATGTTGATAACGAATCTAATCTTTTGGAAATGATAAACTCACTTAAGGGTTTAGCGTTAGAGTATAAGATTCCTGTGATCGTTTCAACCCATCCGAGAACCAAAAAAAGATTAGAATCTTTGGGTATCCAATCAGTGGAGAATATTCAGTTTTTAAAACCGTTTGGATTTTTAGATTATATTTTTTTACAACAAAATGCAAAATGTGTGATTTCCGATTCAGGAACCATCACGGAAGAGGCAGCAATTCTTAAATTTCCCGCGATAACAATTCGTAACACACATGAAAGACCTGAAGGGATGGATACCGGAGTTTTAATTTTATCTGGATTAAAGGAATTGGAAGTTCTAGAATCAGTGAATATTTCAATTAGTGTCTCTAATCAGAAAGAAGTTAAAAATGAAAATGTTTTTGATTATTTCGTAGATGATGTTTCTTCAAAAATCGTAAATTTGGTTCAAAGTTATACTGGATATGTCAATCGAGTAGTTTGGAAAAAAAATACATAA